The Streptomyces phaeolivaceus genome has a window encoding:
- a CDS encoding NUDIX hydrolase, which produces MEWKTHGERQVYTNKWVNLCLVDVQQPDGRRWEYHVVRLRHLAVAAVVNDRHEVLMMWRHRFITDSWAWELPMGLVEEGESPEEAAAREVLEETGWRPGPIKPLIYAEPANGITDSQHHVFRADGATHVGPPTEKNESDRIEWIPLSEVRGMIDRREIVSSGTLVGLLYLLMDEAIR; this is translated from the coding sequence ATGGAGTGGAAGACCCATGGTGAGCGGCAGGTCTACACGAACAAGTGGGTGAACCTGTGTCTGGTCGACGTCCAACAGCCTGATGGGCGCAGGTGGGAGTACCACGTTGTTCGTCTGCGGCACCTGGCCGTGGCCGCAGTGGTCAACGATCGGCACGAGGTGCTGATGATGTGGCGGCATCGCTTCATCACGGACTCGTGGGCCTGGGAGCTCCCCATGGGCCTGGTCGAAGAGGGCGAGTCGCCCGAAGAGGCGGCGGCTCGCGAAGTGTTGGAAGAGACCGGTTGGCGGCCCGGCCCCATCAAGCCCTTGATCTACGCCGAGCCGGCCAACGGCATCACCGACTCTCAGCACCACGTATTCCGCGCGGACGGCGCAACCCACGTGGGACCGCCCACCGAGAAGAACGAGTCGGACCGCATCGAGTGGATCCCGCTCAGCGAGGTGCGCGGGATGATCGACCGTCGCGAGATCGTGAGCAGTGGGACCCTTGTTGGTCTGCTCTACCTGCTCATGGACGAAGCGATCCGCTGA
- a CDS encoding DUF6174 domain-containing protein produces the protein MPKTATTTVRLRPRPRPRPRHRALYAAAIAGTFMLTGALSGCGEEPAATATKPAPSWQEPSAYTYTLTSSEGERSLIGTFEVTVRGGKVVKTTGLDESARLVVERGSTEVPTIAQLLEKMSTAREEGADVVDAEYADDGRPTHISIDWEKNAIDDEEAYALSDYEALG, from the coding sequence ATGCCGAAAACCGCGACCACGACCGTACGACTCCGTCCCCGTCCCCGCCCCCGTCCCCGTCATCGCGCCCTGTACGCCGCCGCGATCGCCGGGACGTTCATGCTGACGGGGGCGCTCTCCGGATGCGGGGAGGAGCCGGCGGCGACGGCCACGAAGCCGGCCCCCTCCTGGCAGGAGCCCTCCGCCTACACCTACACCCTCACCTCCAGCGAGGGCGAGCGCTCCCTGATCGGCACCTTCGAGGTGACGGTGCGGGGCGGAAAGGTCGTGAAGACCACCGGGCTCGACGAGAGCGCACGCCTGGTGGTGGAGCGGGGCTCGACCGAAGTCCCCACGATCGCGCAGCTGTTGGAGAAGATGAGCACGGCCCGGGAGGAGGGCGCGGACGTGGTGGATGCCGAGTACGCGGACGACGGCCGCCCGACCCACATCTCCATCGACTGGGAGAAGAACGCGATCGACGACGAGGAGGCGTACGCCCTCAGCGACTACGAGGCACTCGGCTGA